The following proteins are co-located in the Neisseria sp. Marseille-Q6792 genome:
- the dapC gene encoding succinyldiaminopimelate transaminase gives MNTLLKQLKPYPFARLREAMQGISAPEGLEAVPLHIGEPKHPTPKVITDALTASLHELEKYPLTAGLPELRQACANWLKRRYDGLTVNPDNEILPVLGSREALFSFVQTVLNPVSDGIKPAIVSPNPFYQIYEGATLLGGGEIHFANCPAPSFNPDWRSISEEVWKRTKLVFVCSPNNPSGSVLDLDGWKEVFDLQDKYGFIIASDECYSEIYFDGNKPLGCLQAAAQLGRSRQKLLMFTSLSKRSNVPGLRSGFVSGDAELLKNFLLYRTYHGSAMSIPVQRASIAAWNDEQHVIDNRRLYQEKFERVIPILQQVFDVKLPDASFYIWLKVPDGDDLAFARNLWQKAAIQVLPGRFLARDTEQGNPGEGYVRIALVADVATCVKAAETIVSLYR, from the coding sequence ATGAATACCTTACTCAAGCAGCTCAAACCCTATCCCTTTGCCCGACTGCGTGAAGCGATGCAGGGCATTTCCGCGCCCGAAGGTCTGGAAGCCGTCCCACTGCATATCGGCGAACCGAAACATCCGACACCGAAAGTCATTACGGATGCGCTGACCGCCTCATTGCACGAGTTGGAAAAATATCCGCTGACGGCCGGTTTGCCTGAACTGCGTCAGGCGTGTGCGAACTGGTTAAAACGCCGTTATGACGGCTTGACGGTCAATCCGGATAATGAAATTCTGCCGGTTTTAGGCAGTAGGGAGGCGTTGTTTTCTTTTGTTCAAACCGTGTTGAACCCTGTTTCAGACGGCATCAAACCCGCAATTGTCAGCCCGAATCCCTTTTATCAGATTTATGAAGGTGCGACACTTTTGGGCGGTGGTGAAATCCATTTTGCTAATTGCCCCGCGCCGTCTTTCAACCCCGATTGGCGCAGTATTTCCGAAGAGGTTTGGAAACGCACCAAACTGGTGTTCGTCTGCTCGCCCAACAACCCCAGCGGCAGCGTGCTGGATTTGGACGGCTGGAAAGAAGTTTTTGATTTACAGGATAAATATGGTTTCATTATTGCCTCGGATGAATGCTATTCCGAAATCTATTTCGACGGCAACAAACCTTTGGGCTGCCTGCAAGCCGCTGCACAGTTGGGTCGAAGCAGGCAAAAACTGCTTATGTTTACCAGTTTGTCCAAGCGGTCCAATGTTCCTGGTTTGCGTTCCGGTTTTGTCTCCGGCGATGCCGAACTGCTTAAAAACTTTCTGCTTTACAGAACCTATCACGGCAGCGCAATGAGCATTCCCGTGCAGCGCGCAAGCATTGCCGCTTGGAACGACGAACAGCACGTTATCGACAACCGCCGCCTGTATCAGGAAAAATTTGAGCGCGTTATTCCCATTTTGCAACAGGTATTTGACGTTAAATTACCGGATGCCTCGTTTTACATCTGGTTGAAAGTCCCCGATGGCGACGATTTGGCATTTGCACGCAATTTATGGCAAAAAGCCGCTATCCAAGTATTGCCCGGACGCTTTTTGGCACGGGATACCGAACAGGGCAATCCCGGGGAAGGTTATGTGCGTATTGCTTTGGTTGCCGATGTCGCAACTTGTGTCAAAGCTGCGGAAACCATTGTTTCCCTATATCGGTAA
- the dut gene encoding dUTP diphosphatase — protein MNIEVEMKVLDERMADFIPAYATAGSAGLDLRACLDEEVVLQPGETFLVPTGLAIYLADPSYAAVLLPRSGLGHKHGIVLGNLVGLIDSDYQGELKVSLWNRGSEPFAVKPFERIAQMVIVPVVQARFKRVEEFVGSSRGEGGFGSTGLH, from the coding sequence ATGAATATTGAAGTAGAAATGAAAGTGTTGGACGAGAGGATGGCGGATTTTATCCCTGCCTATGCGACGGCGGGTTCTGCCGGTTTGGACTTGCGCGCCTGTTTGGATGAGGAAGTTGTCCTGCAGCCGGGTGAAACGTTTCTTGTACCTACAGGTTTGGCAATTTATTTGGCTGATCCTTCATATGCCGCCGTTTTGCTGCCCCGTTCCGGCTTGGGGCATAAACACGGCATTGTCTTGGGTAACTTGGTCGGTTTGATTGACTCCGATTATCAAGGGGAATTGAAGGTGTCGCTATGGAACAGGGGCAGTGAACCGTTTGCTGTCAAGCCGTTTGAGCGTATCGCGCAGATGGTTATCGTGCCAGTTGTGCAGGCGCGTTTCAAACGTGTCGAAGAATTTGTCGGAAGCAGCAGGGGAGAAGGCGGCTTCGGCAGTACGGGTTTGCATTGA
- a CDS encoding AzlC family ABC transporter permease, with protein sequence MMHTPSPHNEFIRGIKESSPMLIGLLPWALILGMQGGQKGMSWLEMLLMTGMNFAGGSEFATVNLWVEPLPILLIATVTFMINSRHILMGAALAPHMKEIPLKKAVPALFFMCDESWAMAFSEIQKRKAAGLPAFNMPFYMGVCFILYITWIGFATFGAAVGPMFGNVAAWGFGMAFPAVFLVLLRGMWKSFSASRPWFVSLFVASAVYLTVDGAWYVPAGALSGLLFAYFWSGRK encoded by the coding sequence ATTATGCACACACCTTCCCCGCATAACGAATTTATACGCGGCATCAAAGAAAGTTCGCCCATGCTGATTGGACTTCTGCCTTGGGCATTAATACTCGGTATGCAGGGCGGGCAAAAAGGCATGAGTTGGCTGGAGATGTTGTTGATGACGGGGATGAACTTCGCCGGCGGCTCCGAGTTTGCAACAGTCAACCTGTGGGTGGAACCTCTGCCGATACTGCTTATCGCCACCGTAACCTTTATGATTAATTCGCGGCATATCCTGATGGGGGCGGCACTTGCCCCGCACATGAAAGAAATACCGCTGAAAAAAGCCGTGCCCGCACTGTTTTTTATGTGTGATGAAAGCTGGGCGATGGCATTCTCCGAAATCCAAAAACGGAAAGCAGCCGGTTTGCCCGCATTCAATATGCCTTTTTATATGGGCGTATGCTTTATCCTCTACATTACTTGGATAGGATTTGCCACTTTCGGCGCGGCAGTAGGACCTATGTTCGGCAATGTGGCCGCTTGGGGATTCGGCATGGCGTTTCCTGCCGTATTTCTGGTTTTATTGAGAGGGATGTGGAAAAGTTTTTCCGCATCAAGACCTTGGTTTGTCAGCCTGTTTGTTGCATCCGCCGTTTATCTGACCGTTGACGGCGCGTGGTATGTTCCCGCCGGCGCACTGTCCGGTCTGTTGTTCGCTTATTTTTGGAGTGGGCGGAAATGA
- a CDS encoding AzlD family protein, which translates to MRNLLSFQSFLLFSSMLAVTYSTRLIGFFALRNRTLSRRAQTIMEAAPGCVLISVIAPYFVSDKPHELIAIALTAFAACRFSMLLTVLIGVGSSGILGYLMT; encoded by the coding sequence ATGAGAAATTTATTGTCGTTCCAGTCATTCCTGTTGTTTTCCTCTATGCTTGCCGTAACCTACTCTACACGTCTGATAGGATTTTTCGCACTGCGTAACCGAACCCTAAGCCGTCGCGCCCAAACCATTATGGAAGCCGCGCCGGGCTGCGTCCTCATTTCCGTTATTGCCCCCTATTTCGTATCCGACAAGCCGCACGAACTTATTGCCATCGCATTAACCGCCTTTGCGGCCTGCCGCTTTTCCATGTTGCTTACCGTATTGATAGGGGTCGGCTCGTCAGGCATCTTGGGCTATTTGATGACATAA
- a CDS encoding PilX family type IV pilin yields the protein MEQKGFTLVEVMIVVAILGIISVIAIPSYQSYIEKGYQSQLYTEMVSINNAFKQIIVKNPGKSNQQLEAELVQFVSGYKMNPKISDKYAVSGKFVDASKSRAYRLIGVPKAGTGYTLSIWVNSVGDGYKCRDAASAKAYKEQLSGDSGCEALSNRKK from the coding sequence ATGGAACAAAAAGGGTTTACATTGGTTGAGGTAATGATAGTTGTCGCGATACTCGGCATTATCAGCGTCATTGCCATACCTTCTTATCAAAGTTATATTGAAAAAGGCTATCAGTCCCAGCTTTATACGGAGATGGTCAGTATCAACAATGCTTTCAAGCAGATTATTGTGAAGAATCCGGGAAAAAGTAATCAGCAGCTTGAAGCGGAACTGGTACAGTTCGTATCCGGTTACAAGATGAATCCGAAGATTTCCGACAAGTATGCAGTTTCTGGAAAATTCGTTGATGCGAGCAAGTCAAGGGCATACAGGTTGATCGGTGTTCCGAAGGCAGGTACGGGTTATACCTTGTCGATATGGGTGAACAGCGTGGGCGATGGATACAAATGCCGTGATGCCGCTTCGGCAAAGGCCTATAAAGAGCAGTTGTCCGGAGACAGTGGTTGTGAAGCCTTATCCAACCGTAAGAAATAG
- a CDS encoding pilus assembly protein — protein MRKQNALMKVSLPYRQKGFALFIVLMVMIVVAFLVVIAAQSYNTEQRISANDSDRKLALSLAEAALRDGELHVLDLEEKEVTFSENCTDGLCTAPDVRTTTGPNEKFGNITVEGNPKVEAWKRFCPNNSANLCIDQGKEYGKGVEGVSKMPRYIIEYLGEENSRNVYRVTAKAWGKNANTAVVLQSYVSNNDEQ, from the coding sequence ATGCGCAAACAGAACGCTTTAATGAAAGTTTCACTCCCTTACAGACAGAAAGGGTTTGCATTATTCATCGTTTTGATGGTGATGATTGTAGTAGCTTTCCTGGTTGTTATTGCCGCTCAGTCTTACAATACCGAACAAAGGATAAGTGCCAATGATTCGGACAGGAAACTGGCATTGTCTTTAGCAGAAGCCGCATTGAGGGATGGTGAACTTCATGTTTTGGATTTGGAAGAGAAAGAAGTTACATTTAGTGAAAATTGTACAGACGGGTTGTGCACAGCTCCGGATGTACGGACGACTACCGGTCCTAATGAGAAATTCGGCAATATTACGGTTGAAGGCAATCCTAAGGTTGAAGCATGGAAGCGTTTTTGCCCTAATAATTCGGCAAATCTCTGCATCGACCAAGGAAAGGAATATGGAAAAGGGGTAGAGGGTGTTAGTAAGATGCCGCGTTACATTATCGAGTATCTGGGTGAAGAAAATAGTCGAAATGTTTATCGGGTTACTGCCAAGGCTTGGGGTAAGAATGCTAATACTGCGGTCGTCCTTCAATCTTATGTAAGCAATAATGATGAGCAATAA
- a CDS encoding PilW family protein: protein MRRKILTVPKDGYDGMKGFTIVEFLVAGLLSMIVLMAVGSSYFTSRKLNDAANNRLSAQQDLRNAATLIVRDARMAGNFGCFNMAVNSSKAVVFDKTEKDLFFALKKGNLDKLIPVAESTDIKYPGFSQSGKALIFQYGIDDLDASAETVVVSSCSAIAKPGKKISTLGEAKSELNITDDKQNGNITRQKHEVNAYAVGSISGEEGLFRFQLKDNGQWGNPQLLVKKINKMDIRYIYVSDCPLREDDGKVEKFKYTDTFDTSQAAVTPAEVEILLNSGKFAASADNEVYAYRINATIRGGNVCANRTL, encoded by the coding sequence ATGAGACGTAAAATACTAACCGTGCCAAAAGACGGCTATGATGGTATGAAGGGTTTCACCATTGTTGAATTTCTGGTTGCGGGTCTGCTCAGTATGATTGTCCTGATGGCGGTCGGATCGAGTTACTTTACATCCCGGAAATTAAATGATGCGGCAAACAATCGTCTTTCTGCTCAGCAGGATTTGCGTAATGCGGCAACATTGATTGTTCGCGATGCAAGAATGGCGGGTAATTTCGGCTGCTTTAATATGGCTGTAAATTCTTCAAAAGCCGTTGTTTTCGATAAAACTGAGAAAGATCTCTTCTTTGCGTTGAAAAAGGGTAATTTGGATAAACTGATTCCCGTTGCTGAATCCACAGATATTAAATATCCGGGTTTTAGTCAGTCCGGAAAGGCATTGATTTTCCAGTACGGTATTGATGATCTTGATGCGAGTGCTGAGACTGTTGTAGTCAGCAGCTGTTCCGCAATAGCAAAACCGGGTAAGAAAATATCTACCTTGGGAGAAGCAAAGAGTGAATTAAACATTACGGATGATAAACAAAATGGAAATATCACCCGTCAGAAACATGAGGTCAATGCTTATGCGGTCGGCAGCATTTCGGGTGAGGAGGGTTTATTCCGTTTTCAATTGAAGGATAATGGGCAGTGGGGTAATCCTCAGTTGTTGGTTAAAAAGATTAATAAAATGGATATACGGTATATTTATGTTTCCGATTGTCCTCTGAGAGAGGATGATGGAAAAGTTGAGAAGTTCAAATATACAGATACGTTTGATACTTCGCAGGCGGCAGTTACACCTGCCGAGGTTGAGATTTTGTTGAATAGCGGTAAGTTTGCTGCCTCTGCCGACAATGAAGTTTATGCTTACCGTATCAATGCGACAATACGCGGGGGGAATGTATGCGCAAACAGAACGCTTTAA
- the pilV gene encoding type IV pilus modification protein PilV, which produces MNNNDCCRLKNPQSGMTLIEVLVAMFVLTIGILALLSVQLRTVTSVREAETQTIVSQITQNLMEGMLINPTIGSDSNKKNYNLYTGSYTPSSSDGDFTLNNLKTKKDLAKAQLDRFGYELKNALPDAAAIHYAVCKDASGNAPTLSDSGAFSSNCDNKANGDTLIKVLWVNDSEGQQDIDSTNLKTHGNNIVYTYQARVGGQE; this is translated from the coding sequence ATGAATAATAATGATTGTTGCCGTCTGAAAAATCCCCAGTCGGGTATGACGTTAATAGAAGTCTTGGTCGCCATGTTCGTTCTGACTATCGGTATTTTGGCGTTACTGTCTGTTCAGTTGCGGACGGTTACTTCTGTTCGGGAAGCGGAAACCCAAACGATTGTCAGCCAGATTACCCAAAACCTGATGGAAGGAATGTTGATTAATCCGACCATTGGTTCGGACAGCAACAAGAAAAACTATAATCTTTACACAGGGTCGTACACCCCTTCTTCCTCCGACGGCGATTTCACGCTTAATAATTTGAAAACCAAGAAGGATTTGGCAAAAGCCCAGTTGGACAGGTTCGGTTATGAATTGAAAAATGCCTTGCCGGATGCGGCAGCTATTCATTATGCCGTCTGTAAGGATGCGTCGGGTAATGCGCCGACATTGTCCGACAGCGGTGCTTTTTCTTCAAATTGCGACAATAAGGCAAATGGGGATACTTTAATTAAAGTATTGTGGGTAAATGATTCGGAAGGGCAACAGGACATTGACTCTACCAATCTGAAAACCCATGGTAACAATATTGTGTATACCTATCAGGCAAGGGTCGGAGGTCAGGAATGA
- a CDS encoding Tfp pilus assembly protein FimT/FimU has translation MYIRRQQGFTLIELLIVMVIATIMAMIAFPSMSQWIASRRVATQAEQIANLLRFSRGEAVRLNIPVYICPVQVKKDGTANNKCDFSKKEQGMLAFGDKNGDKAYGGDTVDVSIRSVVLNDDIKDKRINYTFNHVAFGQAQPVADRVVWTFNQNGTFGYTNDQNLTSKSRFSYSDGYIQIVLTDARAVSDADKKFRSAVVLIDSSGRVEVCPRGDQRTMCQYK, from the coding sequence ATGTATATACGAAGACAACAAGGTTTCACGCTGATAGAGCTGCTCATTGTGATGGTTATTGCAACCATTATGGCAATGATAGCTTTCCCCAGTATGAGTCAATGGATTGCATCGCGTCGCGTTGCAACTCAGGCGGAGCAGATTGCCAATCTCTTGCGTTTTTCAAGGGGAGAGGCGGTCCGGCTCAATATTCCTGTCTATATCTGTCCTGTTCAGGTTAAAAAAGACGGTACGGCCAACAATAAATGTGACTTCAGCAAGAAGGAGCAGGGAATGTTGGCTTTCGGCGATAAGAATGGCGATAAGGCATACGGAGGGGATACGGTAGATGTTTCCATCCGCAGTGTGGTATTGAATGATGATATCAAGGATAAGCGGATTAATTACACCTTCAACCATGTCGCTTTCGGTCAAGCCCAGCCGGTTGCAGACCGTGTAGTTTGGACATTCAATCAAAACGGGACGTTCGGTTATACGAACGACCAGAATCTTACAAGCAAATCCAGATTTTCTTATTCCGACGGTTATATTCAAATTGTTCTGACAGATGCGAGAGCAGTTTCAGATGCCGATAAGAAATTCCGTTCAGCCGTAGTCTTGATTGACAGCAGTGGCAGGGTCGAAGTTTGCCCTAGGGGTGATCAGCGTACTATGTGCCAGTATAAATAA
- the dnaB gene encoding replicative DNA helicase, protein MNDYTAMPSEDGGIGSLSLPPHSMEAEQSVLGGLMLENPAWDRIADVVSGEDFYRHEHRLIFRSIAKLINESRPADVITVQEDLQRNEELEAAGGFEYLITLAQNTPSAANIRRYAEIVRERSIMRQLAEVGTEIARSAYNPQGRDAGQLLDEAENKVFQIAESTAKSKQGFLEMPALLKEVVERIDMLYSRDNPDEVTGVSTGFIDLDKKTSGLQQGDLIIVAGRPSMGKTAFSINIAEHVAIEGKLPVAVFSMEMGGAQLVMRMLGSVGRLDQSILKTGRLADEHWGRLNEAVVKLSDAPMYIDETPGLTALELRARARRLARQFNGKLGLIVIDYLQLMSGSGRSDNRASELGEISRSLKALAKELQVPVIALSQLSRTVESRTDKRPMMSDLRESGAIEQDADLIMFMYRDEYYNQESKMKGLAECIIGKHRNGPVGKVFLTWMGQFTKFDNAAYVPDAEEMGD, encoded by the coding sequence ATGAACGATTACACAGCTATGCCGTCTGAAGACGGAGGAATCGGCTCATTGTCGCTTCCGCCGCACTCAATGGAGGCGGAGCAGTCTGTTTTGGGCGGTTTGATGCTGGAAAATCCGGCATGGGACAGGATTGCCGATGTGGTTTCGGGAGAGGATTTTTACCGCCACGAACACCGCCTGATTTTCCGATCCATTGCCAAATTAATCAATGAGAGCCGTCCCGCAGATGTGATTACGGTTCAGGAAGATTTGCAGCGGAACGAAGAATTGGAAGCGGCAGGCGGATTTGAATATCTGATTACGCTGGCGCAAAACACCCCGTCTGCCGCCAACATCCGCCGCTATGCCGAAATCGTGCGCGAGCGTTCCATTATGCGCCAACTCGCCGAAGTGGGGACGGAAATTGCCCGCAGCGCCTACAATCCGCAAGGCAGGGATGCAGGTCAGCTTTTGGATGAGGCGGAAAACAAAGTCTTCCAAATTGCGGAAAGCACGGCTAAATCCAAGCAGGGATTTCTCGAGATGCCTGCGCTTTTGAAAGAAGTGGTCGAGCGCATCGACATGCTTTATTCACGCGATAACCCGGATGAAGTTACCGGCGTGTCAACAGGCTTTATCGATCTCGATAAAAAAACCTCGGGTCTGCAGCAGGGAGATTTGATTATTGTCGCCGGTCGTCCTTCTATGGGTAAAACCGCCTTTTCCATCAATATTGCCGAACATGTCGCCATCGAAGGCAAGCTGCCGGTTGCCGTTTTCTCGATGGAGATGGGCGGTGCGCAGTTGGTTATGCGTATGCTCGGTTCCGTCGGACGGCTTGATCAGAGTATTTTAAAAACAGGCAGGCTGGCGGACGAACATTGGGGGCGGTTGAACGAGGCCGTCGTCAAGCTTTCCGATGCACCTATGTATATCGATGAGACACCGGGCTTGACTGCGCTCGAACTACGCGCCCGTGCCCGCCGTCTTGCACGTCAGTTCAACGGAAAATTGGGATTGATCGTCATCGACTACCTGCAACTGATGTCGGGTTCGGGGCGTTCGGACAACCGTGCTTCGGAGTTGGGAGAAATTTCACGATCGCTCAAAGCGTTGGCGAAAGAATTGCAGGTTCCTGTCATCGCTTTGTCTCAGTTGAGCAGGACGGTCGAATCGCGTACCGACAAACGCCCGATGATGTCCGACCTCCGCGAATCCGGTGCTATTGAGCAAGATGCCGACCTGATTATGTTCATGTACCGTGACGAATATTATAATCAGGAATCGAAGATGAAAGGTTTAGCGGAATGTATTATCGGCAAACACCGTAACGGCCCGGTTGGAAAAGTTTTCCTGACATGGATGGGTCAGTTTACCAAATTCGACAATGCTGCCTATGTTCCCGATGCTGAAGAGATGGGGGATTGA
- a CDS encoding superoxide dismutase translates to MEHKLPQLPYELDALSPHLSKETLEFHYGKHHQTYITNLNNQIKGTEFENLPLEEIVKKSSGGMFNNAAQTWNHTFYWLGFTPKGQGKPSGELAAAIDAKWGSFEKFQEAFSACAAGTFGSGWAWLVKTPAGGLDLVSTSNAATPLTTENTPLLTCDVWEHAYYIDYRNSRPNYLKGFWEIVNWDEVAKRFAA, encoded by the coding sequence ATGGAACATAAGCTGCCGCAACTGCCTTATGAACTGGACGCATTGTCCCCGCATCTGAGCAAAGAAACTTTGGAGTTCCACTACGGCAAACACCATCAAACCTACATCACCAACCTGAACAATCAAATCAAAGGCACCGAATTTGAAAACCTGCCTTTGGAAGAAATTGTGAAAAAATCTTCAGGCGGCATGTTTAACAACGCGGCTCAAACTTGGAATCACACTTTCTACTGGCTAGGTTTCACGCCCAAAGGTCAAGGCAAACCTTCCGGCGAACTGGCCGCCGCCATCGACGCCAAATGGGGAAGCTTCGAGAAATTCCAAGAAGCATTCTCCGCTTGCGCTGCCGGTACTTTCGGCTCCGGTTGGGCATGGCTGGTGAAAACCCCTGCCGGCGGATTGGATTTGGTTTCCACTTCCAACGCAGCAACTCCGCTGACCACTGAAAACACGCCGCTGCTGACCTGCGACGTGTGGGAACACGCCTATTACATCGACTACCGCAACAGCCGTCCCAACTACCTGAAAGGTTTCTGGGAAATCGTCAACTGGGACGAAGTCGCCAAACGTTTTGCCGCATAA
- a CDS encoding general secretion pathway protein GspG, with the protein MQILSFQESIAERMLVGTEGESVHRDAQFVQTANGYWIAWHEGVAALLAPDTPPGIPCFWVEGAESLEELCAMVERGEFDEVEEFDGDDDAWLEAAKGCGHHGDACACGH; encoded by the coding sequence ATGCAGATTTTATCTTTTCAGGAAAGTATTGCGGAGCGTATGCTCGTCGGAACGGAAGGAGAGTCGGTTCATCGGGATGCGCAGTTCGTTCAAACGGCAAACGGCTATTGGATTGCGTGGCATGAAGGCGTAGCGGCACTGCTTGCGCCCGATACGCCGCCGGGCATTCCCTGTTTTTGGGTGGAAGGCGCGGAAAGCCTTGAAGAGTTGTGCGCCATGGTGGAACGCGGCGAGTTTGACGAAGTGGAAGAGTTTGACGGTGATGACGACGCGTGGCTTGAAGCGGCTAAAGGTTGCGGACACCACGGCGACGCTTGCGCCTGCGGACATTGA
- the cysW gene encoding sulfate ABC transporter permease subunit CysW, translating into MKPYSTNPNLTEPRWLRVLLTAVALGFLLLMLVVPLVAVFYEALKGGWDLYLKSLSDPEAWAAIKLTLITAAVVVPVNAVLGVAMAWLLTRFDFRGKQLLTTLLDLPFSVSPVVAGLMFVLLFGAHTALGGWLEAQGIQIIFAIPGIILATLFVTFPFVAHEIIPLMQAQGDSEEQAALILGASGWQMFWRVTLPNIKWALLYGIILTNARAMGEFGAVSVVSGHIRGETNTIPLLVEIFYNEYNFTGAFALSGVLALLALTTLLVQNIITKL; encoded by the coding sequence ATGAAACCCTATTCCACCAATCCCAACCTGACCGAACCGCGTTGGCTGCGCGTGCTGCTGACCGCTGTCGCGCTAGGATTCCTGCTGCTGATGCTGGTCGTACCGCTTGTCGCCGTGTTTTACGAGGCGCTGAAAGGCGGTTGGGATTTGTACCTGAAATCCTTAAGCGATCCCGAAGCGTGGGCGGCAATCAAGCTCACCCTGATTACCGCCGCGGTGGTCGTTCCCGTCAATGCCGTCTTGGGCGTAGCGATGGCGTGGCTGCTGACCCGTTTCGACTTCCGAGGCAAGCAGTTGCTGACCACCCTGCTCGATTTGCCGTTTTCCGTATCGCCCGTGGTGGCCGGTTTGATGTTCGTCTTATTGTTCGGCGCGCACACGGCATTGGGCGGCTGGCTGGAAGCGCAAGGCATACAGATTATCTTCGCCATCCCCGGCATTATTTTGGCGACACTGTTCGTTACCTTCCCTTTTGTCGCACACGAAATCATCCCTTTAATGCAGGCGCAGGGCGACAGCGAAGAGCAGGCGGCATTGATTCTCGGCGCAAGCGGCTGGCAGATGTTTTGGCGCGTTACCCTGCCCAACATCAAATGGGCGTTACTCTACGGCATCATTCTCACCAACGCCCGCGCGATGGGCGAGTTCGGCGCGGTCAGCGTGGTATCGGGACACATTCGCGGCGAAACCAACACCATCCCGCTTTTGGTCGAAATCTTCTACAACGAATACAACTTCACCGGCGCATTCGCCCTCTCCGGCGTATTGGCACTTTTAGCCTTGACCACCTTGCTGGTGCAAAACATCATCACCAAATTATAG
- a CDS encoding sulfate/molybdate ABC transporter ATP-binding protein has translation MSITIQNLNKHFGSFHALKNINLNVPTGKLVSLLGPSGCGKTTLLRIIAGLENADGGKILFDGQDVTAKHVRDRKVGFVFQHYALFRHMNVFDNVAFGLTVLPKSERPSKEQIRAKVEELLKLVQLSHLAKSYPHQLSGGQRQRIALARALAVEPKLLLLDEPFGALDAKVRKELRTWLRDIHHNLGVTSILVTHDQEEALEVSDEIVVMNHGKIEQTGSAEAIYRKPENAFVTEFLGETDAFEGRIEKGIWHYNGFAWKLDAQYKWQEQTATGYIRPHEWQIAAEHETPMICAEIEKIHAVGALTHVLVKHGKQDVHITLAGSDAARYPIAEGKELNLIPKQVYVFSQNELIEYSI, from the coding sequence ATGAGCATCACCATTCAAAATTTAAACAAACACTTCGGCAGTTTCCACGCGCTGAAAAACATCAACCTCAACGTCCCTACCGGCAAACTCGTTTCCCTGCTCGGCCCGTCCGGCTGCGGCAAAACCACGCTCTTACGCATTATCGCCGGACTGGAAAACGCCGACGGCGGCAAGATTCTGTTTGACGGGCAAGACGTAACCGCCAAACACGTCCGCGACCGCAAAGTCGGCTTCGTGTTCCAACACTACGCCCTTTTCCGCCATATGAACGTATTTGACAACGTCGCTTTCGGTTTGACCGTATTGCCCAAGTCCGAACGCCCGTCCAAAGAACAAATCCGCGCCAAAGTCGAAGAATTGCTCAAGCTCGTGCAGCTCTCACATTTGGCAAAATCCTATCCGCACCAACTCTCCGGCGGGCAACGCCAGCGCATCGCCCTCGCCCGTGCGCTTGCGGTCGAACCGAAACTCCTGCTTTTGGACGAACCCTTCGGCGCGCTGGATGCCAAAGTACGCAAAGAATTACGCACCTGGTTGCGCGACATCCATCACAACCTAGGCGTAACCAGCATTCTGGTTACGCACGACCAAGAAGAAGCCCTCGAAGTTTCCGACGAAATCGTCGTGATGAACCACGGCAAAATCGAACAAACCGGCAGTGCCGAAGCCATTTACCGCAAACCCGAAAACGCTTTCGTTACCGAGTTCTTAGGCGAAACCGACGCATTTGAAGGACGCATCGAAAAAGGCATCTGGCATTACAACGGCTTCGCGTGGAAATTGGACGCGCAATACAAATGGCAGGAACAAACCGCCACCGGCTATATCCGCCCGCACGAATGGCAGATCGCCGCCGAACACGAAACACCGATGATTTGTGCCGAAATCGAAAAAATCCACGCCGTCGGCGCATTGACGCACGTTTTGGTGAAACACGGCAAACAGGACGTGCACATCACGCTGGCTGGCAGCGATGCCGCGCGTTACCCAATCGCCGAAGGCAAAGAATTAAACTTAATTCCGAAACAGGTTTATGTTTTTTCTCAAAACGAGCTGATTGAATATTCGATTTAA